One window from the genome of Nicotiana tomentosiformis chromosome 5, ASM39032v3, whole genome shotgun sequence encodes:
- the LOC104096330 gene encoding ankyrin repeat-containing protein ITN1-like has product MASPVEEGERDIEKGLITPTLSQNPLAEPSPAPSPSSATAPALVLSNSGKRIDQAGKKKYVKQVTGRHNDTELHLAAQKGDLAAVKQILNDIDTQMVGTLSGDDFNQEVAEIRASVVNEVNELGETALFTAAAKGYLDVVKELLKYCNKETLTKKNRSGFDPLHIAASQGHHAIVQLLLEHDPGLSKTFGPSNATPLITAASRGHISVVNELLSKDCSLLEISRSNGKNALHLAARQGHVEIVKALLDRDPQLARRTDKKGQTALHMAVKGISCEVVILLLEADAAIVMLPDKFGNTALHIATRKKRAEIVRELLRLPDSNVNALNRDHKTALDIAEDLPLSEESAEIKECLYKYGAVRANELNQPRDELRKTVSQIKKDIHTQLEQTKRTNKNVHGIAKELRKLHREGINNATNSVTVVAVLFATVAFAAIFTVPGGDDNNGVAVVVTTASFKIFFIFNALALFTSLAVVVVQITLVRGETKAERRVVEVINKLMWLASVCTSVAFMASSYIVVGRKFEWAAILVTVVGGVIMAGVLGTMTYYVVRSRKKRSIRKKEKHARSGSNSWYHSEFSNSDIDRIYAL; this is encoded by the exons ATGGCTTCTCCTGTGGAAGAAG gtgagagaGACATCGAGAAAGGGTTGATTACTCCAACACTCAGCCAGAACCCTCTAGCTGAGCCATCACCGGCCCCATCTCCATCTTCAGCAACAGCACCAGCTCTGGTGCTTTCCAATTCCGGCAAGAGAATTGACCAAGCAGGGAAAAAGAAATATGTAAAACAGGTGACGGGAAGGCACAATGATACTGAGCTTCATTTAGCAGCTCAGAAAGGTGATCTAGCAGCAGTGAAGCAGATACTTAATGATATTGATACCCAAATGGTGGGGACGCTGAGTGGTGATGACTTTAATCAAGAGGTTGCAGAGATCAGAGCATCTGTAGTGAATGAAGTGAATGAATTAGGAGAGACAGCGCTGTTTACAGCAGCAGCAAAGGGATATCTTGATGTGGTTAAAGAATTATTGAAGTACTGTAACAAGGAAACTCTTACTAAGAAGAATCGGTCAGGATTTGATCCTTTGCATATAGCTGCAAGTCAAGGACACCATG CAATCGTCCAATTGCTGTTAGAGCATGATCCTGGACTGAGTAAAACATTTGGACCTTCAAATGCAACCCCTCTTATAACTGCTGCCTCAAGAGGACATATTTCAGTGGTCAATGAACTGCTGTCAAAGGATTGCAGCTTACTGGAAATTTCTAGGTCCAATGGTAAAAATGCATTGCATTTAGCTGCCAGACAAGGGCATGTGGAAATTGTCAAGGCCTTGCTTGACAGAGATCCACAATTAGCAAGGAGGACGGACAAGAAAGGGCAAACGGCATTGCATATGGCCGTAAAGGGGATTAGCTGTGAGGTGGTGATATTACTTCTCGAGGCTGATGCTGCTATAGTTATGCTGCCAGACAAGTTTGGCAATACAGCACTACACATAGCCACCCGAAAAAAGCGTGCAGAG ATAGTGAGGGAGTTGCTACGCCTACCTGATAGTAATGTTAACGCACTGAACAGAGATCACAAAACAGCTCTTGACATAGCCGAAGATCTTCCACTCTCTGAGGAATCCGCAGAAATAAAGGAGTGTTTATACAAATATGGAGCTGTTAGAGCTAACGAATTGAACCAACCAAGGGATGAGTTGAGGAAAACTGTTAGCCAAATCAAGAAAGATATTCACACACAGCTTGAACAAACTAAGAGGACCAATAAAAATGTCCATGGAATTGCTAAAGAGCTTAGAAAGCTCCATCGAGAAGGGATCAATAATGCAACGAATTCTGTGACTGTCGTTGCTGTTCTCTTTGCCACAGTTGCCTTTGCTGCTATTTTTACTGTACCTGGAGGCGATGATAATAATGGAGTGGCTGTGGTTGTGACCACTGCTTCTTTTAAAATCTTCTTCATCTTCAATGCCCTTGCACTTTTTACATCTCTTGCTGTTGTCGTAGTTCAGATTACATTGGTTAGAGGAGAAACAAAGGCAGAAAGAAGAGTTGTAGAGGTAATTAACAAACTGATGTGGTTGGCTTCTGTCTGCACTTCAGTGGCATTTATGGCATCCTCTTATATAGTGGTCGGTCGCAAGTTTGAGTGGGCTGCAATTTTGGTAACAGTAGTAGGGGGAGTAATAATGGCCGGTGTTCTTGGAACTATGACTTACTATGTGGTAAGATCAAGGAAGAAAAGATCGATAAGGAAGAAGGAAAAGCATGCAAGAAGTGGTTCCAACTCATGGTACCACTCTGAGTTCTCTAATTCAGATATTGACAGGATTTATGCCCTTTGA